A section of the Paenibacillus aurantius genome encodes:
- a CDS encoding carbohydrate-binding family 9-like protein, with translation MNLGPVPIPRFDPYAPLHYVCRRAQGKPAMNGKLDSPFWEKAPWTSDFVDIEGDLKPKPWKRTRVKMLWDDEYLYVGALMEEDEIWGNVRERDAVIFHDNDFEIFLDPDGDTHLYYELEINALGTVWDLLLPKPYRDGGPPVNGWDIQGLKTAVHIDGELNNPSAVNRGWSVEIALPWKSLKECAAGGRAPVPGDSWRINFSRVEWHVEVKDGKYVKRANPETGRTLPEENWVWSPMGLINMHYPELWGYLWFAGEEGPFDPGRDPDAQTKWELRQLYYLERKYHAEKGAFCSDWEILKGETSWSMEPRIEAGTWFFDISATASDGLSRLHIREDGKLWREGGS, from the coding sequence GTGAATTTGGGCCCTGTACCGATTCCCCGGTTCGATCCTTATGCGCCGCTTCATTATGTATGCCGGAGAGCGCAAGGAAAGCCAGCTATGAACGGCAAGCTGGATTCCCCTTTCTGGGAGAAGGCGCCGTGGACATCCGACTTTGTTGATATTGAAGGCGACCTCAAGCCGAAGCCCTGGAAGCGGACGCGGGTCAAGATGCTGTGGGACGACGAGTACCTCTACGTCGGGGCGCTCATGGAAGAAGATGAAATCTGGGGGAACGTTCGCGAGCGCGATGCCGTTATTTTTCATGATAACGATTTTGAAATATTTCTGGATCCCGACGGCGATACCCATCTGTATTATGAACTTGAAATCAACGCCCTTGGAACGGTCTGGGATTTGCTTTTGCCGAAGCCTTACCGCGACGGCGGCCCTCCGGTAAACGGTTGGGACATCCAGGGACTGAAGACGGCCGTACATATCGACGGGGAGCTGAACAATCCCTCGGCCGTAAACCGGGGGTGGAGCGTGGAGATCGCTCTTCCCTGGAAATCGCTTAAGGAGTGCGCTGCCGGAGGAAGAGCTCCCGTGCCGGGCGATTCCTGGAGAATCAATTTCTCCCGTGTAGAGTGGCATGTAGAGGTGAAAGACGGCAAGTACGTGAAGAGGGCCAACCCCGAAACAGGCCGCACCTTGCCTGAAGAAAACTGGGTATGGTCGCCAATGGGGCTCATCAATATGCATTATCCCGAGCTCTGGGGATATCTGTGGTTCGCCGGGGAGGAGGGGCCCTTTGATCCCGGTAGGGATCCGGATGCCCAAACCAAGTGGGAGCTTCGGCAGCTGTATTATTTGGAACGCAAGTATCATGCGGAGAAGGGAGCCTTCTGCAGCGATTGGGAGATCCTAAAAGGAGAAACGAGCTGGTCGATGGAGCCCCGGATCGAAGCGGGGACCTGGTTTTTCGATATTTCGGCAACCGCTTCGGACGGCCTAAGCCGACTGCATATCCGGGAAGACGGCAAGCTATGGAGAGAGGGAGGAAGCTAA
- a CDS encoding DUF5696 domain-containing protein — translation MAARKKTMALGILAGMLALTSATAFGDTGKDTSVSRTKTVQAAPASEPGSVRVIEDKATVSEPIGNTAEELQALTGMELAAENETFALYVNKTKGDIALKDKRSGFVWFSNPPGRERDPKASPQYKADMASQFVLTYYNDKGQTNNFNSFDDSVSKKQFQIEKEENGIKVTYQLGKITKSFNNIPQAISKKRFEEQILNKITEQAKRDDIAFKFKLDQAKGIYTPYKLQDYVAADLSKTLEEIGYTQEEAEKDNEANGVSMQKAEDTIHFTVVLHYTLNQEGLTVKMPGSELVYPASYPIASIRLLGYFGAAGPSDQGYMLVPDGSGALINLNSGKLTAEPFNQPIYGPDGAFDTKEQLQVNETSRLPLFGMKRGNRAFIGLIEDGEAMASVTADIAGRNHSYNYIGTSFRIVSMDFYTLTSGTKQSSVSRFEKKPYKGDYTISYRFLNDAQADYIGMAAIYRDELVRKAELKKLTNTGDSPFIVELQGAFRKQKSFIGLPYTSTEALTTYKEAEELLKQLKTQGVNSLALRYVGWFNDGIRHTSPTDIKLEGELGGRQAFDSLVSYAKTNGVGFYPDVALLEMYKKRKQTSLFLDGTKAKVYEYDRVTGYQNERGRTHYLLSPAALQTVVSKFSEHYRKLGVPGLSLRDLGDEANSDFTPEASINRQAAVDLAKKAVEQLTEKNESLMVTGGNAYLLPYANIIVEAPTRSSGFNLTDQDVPVYQIALHGYFDIAGQPFNMSGGQDPELRMLQALETGASFYYQWFYRDSSLVKNTDFDDLYALHAADWIDSAVAMYQQANPVLKKVRGETITGHRRLANGVTETTFSNGMQITVNTNPYPVLVNGSRIEARSYAAKER, via the coding sequence GTGGCGGCAAGGAAAAAAACAATGGCGCTAGGTATTCTGGCCGGCATGCTGGCACTTACCAGTGCAACAGCGTTCGGGGATACGGGAAAGGACACTTCTGTGAGTCGGACGAAGACCGTTCAAGCTGCGCCGGCAAGTGAACCGGGGTCCGTTCGCGTGATTGAGGACAAGGCGACCGTATCTGAGCCTATAGGGAATACGGCGGAAGAGCTTCAAGCGTTAACGGGGATGGAGTTGGCTGCAGAGAACGAAACGTTTGCGCTATACGTGAACAAGACAAAAGGGGATATCGCACTCAAAGACAAGCGGAGTGGTTTTGTCTGGTTTTCCAACCCACCGGGTCGGGAGCGGGATCCGAAAGCATCTCCTCAGTATAAAGCTGACATGGCCTCTCAGTTTGTATTGACGTATTACAACGACAAAGGCCAGACTAACAATTTCAACAGCTTTGACGACAGTGTCAGCAAAAAACAGTTTCAAATCGAGAAGGAAGAGAACGGGATTAAAGTAACCTACCAACTTGGCAAGATCACCAAATCGTTCAACAACATCCCGCAGGCGATCAGCAAAAAAAGATTCGAAGAACAAATTCTTAACAAAATCACAGAGCAGGCAAAACGCGACGACATCGCCTTCAAGTTCAAGCTGGATCAAGCGAAGGGTATCTACACACCGTACAAACTTCAGGATTATGTTGCCGCCGACTTATCGAAAACGCTGGAGGAAATCGGCTATACCCAAGAGGAAGCGGAAAAAGATAACGAAGCGAACGGGGTGAGCATGCAGAAGGCAGAGGATACGATCCACTTTACCGTCGTCCTTCATTACACACTGAATCAAGAGGGATTAACCGTCAAGATGCCGGGGAGTGAGTTGGTATACCCCGCTTCCTATCCTATCGCATCGATTCGGCTGCTCGGTTATTTTGGCGCTGCCGGTCCTTCCGATCAAGGTTATATGCTGGTTCCAGATGGCTCCGGTGCCTTGATTAACCTTAATAGCGGCAAGTTGACTGCAGAGCCCTTCAACCAGCCGATCTACGGTCCAGACGGCGCCTTCGATACGAAAGAACAGCTGCAGGTGAATGAAACCAGCCGCCTCCCCCTTTTCGGTATGAAGAGAGGCAACCGGGCCTTCATCGGCTTGATTGAGGATGGAGAAGCGATGGCCTCTGTAACGGCTGATATCGCCGGCCGGAACCACTCGTACAATTATATCGGGACCAGCTTTCGCATCGTGTCCATGGACTTTTACACGTTAACGTCGGGAACAAAGCAAAGCTCGGTGTCGAGGTTCGAGAAGAAACCTTATAAAGGCGATTACACGATCAGCTACCGGTTCCTGAACGACGCTCAAGCCGATTACATTGGTATGGCGGCGATATACCGCGATGAGCTTGTTCGCAAGGCGGAGCTGAAGAAACTGACCAATACGGGTGACTCGCCGTTCATCGTTGAACTGCAAGGTGCCTTCCGCAAACAGAAGTCATTCATCGGCCTTCCGTACACCTCCACGGAAGCCTTAACGACTTACAAGGAAGCAGAGGAACTGTTGAAGCAATTGAAGACACAGGGGGTCAACAGCCTGGCTCTGCGATATGTCGGCTGGTTTAACGACGGCATTCGCCACACGAGCCCTACGGACATCAAGCTGGAAGGCGAACTTGGCGGCCGCCAAGCGTTCGACAGTCTGGTTAGCTACGCAAAGACTAACGGTGTGGGATTTTACCCGGATGTCGCATTACTGGAAATGTATAAAAAAAGGAAGCAGACCTCCCTGTTTCTCGATGGCACGAAAGCGAAGGTTTACGAGTACGATCGAGTCACCGGCTATCAGAACGAGAGGGGGCGCACGCATTATCTGCTCTCCCCCGCTGCGCTGCAAACCGTCGTGTCGAAGTTTTCCGAACACTATCGGAAACTCGGAGTACCGGGCTTGTCGCTCAGAGATTTAGGTGATGAAGCGAATTCAGATTTCACCCCTGAGGCTTCGATAAACCGACAGGCGGCCGTGGACCTCGCTAAGAAAGCAGTGGAGCAGCTCACCGAAAAGAATGAAAGTCTAATGGTGACTGGCGGCAATGCTTATCTGTTGCCTTATGCGAATATTATTGTAGAAGCTCCGACCCGAAGCAGCGGCTTTAATCTAACGGATCAAGATGTACCTGTTTACCAAATCGCGCTCCATGGTTATTTTGACATTGCCGGCCAACCATTCAACATGAGCGGCGGGCAGGATCCGGAGCTTCGCATGCTTCAGGCTTTGGAGACGGGCGCGAGCTTTTATTATCAATGGTTTTACCGGGACTCCTCGCTCGTGAAAAACACAGATTTTGATGATCTGTACGCATTGCATGCGGCGGACTGGATCGATAGCGCGGTTGCGATGTACCAGCAAGCAAATCCTGTGTTAAAGAAAGTCCGCGGCGAAACGATCACCGGACACCGCCGGTTAGCAAACGGGGTAACGGAAACAACTTTCTCAAATGGCATGCAAATTACCGTCAATACGAACCCGTACCCGGTCCTCGTAAACGGCAGCCGGATCGAAGCACGGAGTTACGCAGCCAAGGAGCGTTGA
- a CDS encoding alpha-mannosidase, protein MTDHKRTTAHIISHTHWDREWYLPYEKHHVRLVKLMNTLLNVMESDPDYRYFHLDGQTIILEDFLQVHPERKEQLASLIRSGRIQIGPWYVLQDEFLTSSEANVRNLQIGHQDALAFGAVSKLGYFPDSFGNMGQAPQMLKQAGIDTAVFGRGVTPTGFNNTVQHEEEFKSPYSEMLWESKDGSQVLGILFANWYSNGNEIPTDRQQAMEYWDRKLADAKRFASTPHLLFMNGCDHQPIQTDLSSALQTARELYPAVDYVHSNFDDYIDEVKRALPDSLSVIRGELRSQRTDGWGTLVNTASSRIYLKQMNHLGQTLLEKAAEPTAAFAAMLGTPYPHHLFTYAWKTLMQNHPHDSICGCSIDEVHDEMVTRFRKSRHVAEAILEDSLKTIAEQVDTSLFEGMGEGATSFIVINSSGWARSGTVSIELDVKRVYFREGIEIEEMRRLVKNVSLGGLTLVAESGADVPFTLEDQGTGFGYDLPDDRFRQPYLTRRVRVTFEATEVPALGLASYALVRKKDSMPASPTSLITADHVMENEYLVVAIADNGSLTISHKATGRIYRGIGVYEDTGDIGNEYMYRQPDTDVPITTRELTADIRLVENTPYRAAFEIIHQLDIPEDADEQLQREMTEMVWFTSRKSGRSRKTVPLMIRTLVSLEKSGRAVGIKTEFDNQAKQHRLRVFIPTGLQTGKHYADSIFEVVERDNRPASGWTNPSNCQHQNAFVTVASADAGITVANRGLQEYEILPDQENTIAVTLLRAVGELGDWGYFPTPGAQCIGKHTVEFSIMPHEVGETPWEASYRDAYQFGIPLLSVQTDVHPGTVGPRHSFLEWEGPHLAFSSLKASAETGDFVARWVNLAERITELSVRPDLDNCTFYRSDLLETVGEAFAADAKGTLKESVGKAKIVTYGFRRKEGSE, encoded by the coding sequence ATGACCGATCATAAACGCACGACTGCCCATATCATCTCGCATACCCATTGGGATCGTGAGTGGTATTTACCGTATGAGAAACACCATGTTCGCTTGGTGAAGCTGATGAATACACTCCTGAACGTCATGGAATCCGACCCCGATTACCGCTATTTTCATCTGGACGGCCAGACGATCATTCTGGAGGATTTTCTCCAAGTGCACCCTGAACGCAAGGAGCAGCTGGCATCCCTTATCCGCTCCGGGCGTATCCAGATTGGACCTTGGTATGTCCTTCAGGATGAGTTCCTGACGAGCAGTGAAGCCAACGTGCGGAACCTGCAGATTGGACACCAGGATGCGTTGGCATTCGGGGCCGTTTCCAAGCTGGGATACTTTCCCGACTCCTTCGGGAACATGGGCCAAGCACCGCAGATGCTGAAGCAGGCGGGAATAGACACGGCCGTATTCGGACGAGGCGTAACGCCGACCGGTTTCAATAACACTGTGCAGCACGAGGAGGAGTTTAAGTCACCTTACTCGGAAATGCTCTGGGAGTCCAAGGACGGCTCGCAGGTGCTCGGCATTCTTTTCGCCAACTGGTACAGCAACGGAAATGAAATCCCGACCGACCGCCAACAGGCGATGGAATATTGGGACCGCAAGCTTGCGGATGCAAAGCGATTCGCCTCGACACCTCATCTATTATTTATGAATGGATGCGATCATCAGCCGATCCAAACGGACCTATCTTCCGCACTTCAAACGGCTCGGGAGCTCTATCCCGCTGTCGACTATGTCCATTCGAACTTTGATGATTACATCGACGAGGTTAAACGCGCATTGCCCGACAGCCTGTCCGTAATCCGGGGCGAACTGCGCAGCCAGCGTACCGATGGATGGGGAACTTTGGTTAACACGGCTTCGTCGCGCATCTATCTCAAACAGATGAACCATCTCGGCCAGACCTTATTGGAAAAAGCGGCCGAGCCCACAGCAGCATTTGCTGCGATGCTCGGGACACCTTACCCCCACCATCTATTCACCTACGCCTGGAAAACACTCATGCAGAATCATCCGCACGACAGCATCTGCGGCTGCAGTATCGATGAGGTGCACGATGAGATGGTGACGCGGTTTCGCAAGAGCCGTCACGTGGCGGAAGCGATACTCGAAGACAGCCTGAAAACCATTGCCGAACAAGTGGATACGTCCCTATTTGAAGGAATGGGTGAGGGGGCGACATCGTTCATTGTCATCAACAGTTCGGGCTGGGCTCGGAGTGGAACGGTTTCGATCGAGCTTGACGTGAAACGGGTTTATTTCCGAGAAGGCATCGAAATCGAGGAAATGCGGCGCCTTGTCAAAAATGTTTCTCTTGGCGGCTTAACGTTGGTCGCTGAGTCGGGAGCCGACGTTCCGTTTACCCTTGAGGACCAGGGAACGGGTTTTGGTTATGATCTGCCCGACGACCGCTTCCGTCAGCCTTACCTTACGCGACGTGTACGTGTAACCTTTGAAGCAACGGAGGTTCCTGCCCTGGGTCTGGCTTCCTACGCATTGGTGCGGAAGAAGGATTCGATGCCGGCTTCGCCAACCAGTCTGATTACCGCAGATCACGTGATGGAGAACGAGTACCTTGTCGTGGCCATAGCGGACAATGGGTCGCTTACAATCTCCCACAAGGCTACAGGACGTATCTATCGGGGGATTGGGGTTTACGAGGACACCGGTGACATCGGGAACGAATATATGTATCGGCAGCCGGACACGGATGTTCCCATAACGACGCGTGAGCTCACCGCCGATATCCGTCTCGTAGAAAACACTCCGTACCGGGCTGCTTTCGAGATTATCCATCAACTGGACATTCCTGAAGATGCGGATGAACAGCTCCAGAGAGAAATGACGGAGATGGTGTGGTTCACCTCCAGGAAGTCCGGTCGTTCCCGCAAAACGGTACCGTTGATGATTCGCACGCTGGTCTCCTTAGAGAAGAGCGGGAGAGCGGTAGGGATAAAAACCGAATTCGACAATCAGGCGAAGCAGCACCGACTCCGCGTCTTCATTCCAACGGGGCTCCAAACCGGCAAACATTATGCGGATTCCATCTTTGAGGTTGTGGAACGGGACAACAGGCCGGCTTCCGGGTGGACAAATCCAAGCAACTGCCAGCATCAGAACGCGTTCGTTACCGTGGCTTCCGCGGATGCCGGCATAACCGTCGCGAATCGCGGGCTTCAAGAATACGAGATCCTGCCGGATCAGGAAAATACCATTGCCGTAACGCTGCTTCGTGCGGTAGGCGAGCTTGGAGATTGGGGGTATTTCCCTACTCCGGGTGCACAGTGCATCGGTAAGCATACAGTTGAATTCAGCATTATGCCCCACGAGGTCGGGGAGACCCCTTGGGAGGCGTCTTATCGGGATGCGTATCAATTTGGAATTCCCTTGCTATCGGTTCAGACGGATGTGCATCCGGGCACAGTGGGACCGCGACATTCTTTCCTCGAATGGGAGGGGCCTCACCTGGCGTTTTCATCATTGAAGGCGTCGGCCGAAACCGGCGATTTTGTAGCGCGATGGGTGAATTTGGCAGAGCGGATTACAGAGCTGTCAGTTCGCCCCGATCTTGACAACTGCACGTTCTATCGAAGCGACTTGCTTGAGACCGTCGGTGAGGCATTTGCGGCGGATGCTAAAGGCACCCTGAAGGAATCCGTTGGGAAGGCGAAAATCGTAACCTACGGCTTCCGTCGGAAGGAGGGTTCCGAGTGA
- a CDS encoding transglutaminase-like domain-containing protein has translation MTGLVSADGNLSQSVAGKFEEKRAIAWKRHRNLFRVFDGPLTEEERFAMMFLYAYMPLNDLADYDGELFLKHVRDTLRIRRTVPWGSKIPDEHFLYFVLPYRVNNENVEDHRDWFFKEIYERVRSLSMEETVLEVNHWCHEKATYTGNDLRTVSPRTLIRTALGRCGEQSTLAVAALRSLCIPARQVYTPRWAHCDSNHAWVEAWVDGEWGFFGACEPEPRMNQGWFVDPARRGMLMNTRIPANYSGPEEITFADTWHTEINLLANYAPTRSVSVRVEDAEGRPVAGAGVHLQVYNYAELSPLAKLRTGEDGIAMLTTGFGDLFVEAARDGRWAFGFIQASDAAAVILKLGDGPTAGTADFDFHPPAAALGEDVETTPAEREQNNRRLKEEDQLRAAYEATFVQEPEASQLAEELGLPGDRVWNVLRKARGNSKEIAAFLREETPAFGGWALRLLEVLNEKDLTDTFRPTLNEHLHGAMEVKGDTEDSIFASYVLNPRVLFEMLRPYRTFFRNAFYDVTSPYELADRIRNDIKIMQGYTYYQGSATPRGSLELGAADRVSRDILFVAAARSLGMPSRLEPGDRRPQYREDGRWQDAFPEMKSDDCGAKPPYGRITLTGPVPEGEKAEYFLHYTLARHEEGMFRTLHYRSGNDGLIGEPLDILPGTYRLTTGRRLTDGSVLIWLHTFKVGPGESVNVEVVLRKEMQQPDTAYGDLGNEATRWLAGNETLKEWLNGKGAVLAWIEPDREPSKHLIRELRERKNDFDGWGGRIALFAGDDKVNVPLGEHPWPDMPELAVFSSDAVYEGWNAVSAGLKDQLPMQFPLVLLVDPSGTVRYASAGYKLGRGEDLLRVISQF, from the coding sequence ATGACTGGACTTGTATCGGCGGACGGCAACCTGTCGCAATCGGTCGCAGGCAAGTTTGAAGAAAAGCGCGCCATCGCATGGAAACGTCATCGTAATTTGTTCCGTGTCTTTGACGGCCCGCTTACAGAAGAAGAACGCTTTGCCATGATGTTTCTTTATGCTTACATGCCTTTGAACGACCTGGCTGATTATGACGGAGAGCTGTTTTTGAAGCATGTGCGGGATACGCTGCGCATCCGCCGCACGGTTCCGTGGGGCAGCAAGATTCCGGATGAACATTTTCTTTACTTCGTTCTTCCGTATCGTGTAAACAATGAGAATGTGGAAGATCACCGTGATTGGTTCTTCAAAGAAATTTATGAGCGCGTCCGCTCGCTTTCGATGGAAGAGACCGTACTTGAAGTGAACCATTGGTGCCACGAAAAAGCAACCTATACCGGCAACGATCTGCGTACGGTATCACCGCGGACATTAATCCGCACGGCGCTTGGGCGCTGCGGGGAACAGTCGACGCTGGCTGTAGCTGCGCTCCGCAGCCTGTGCATTCCGGCGCGCCAGGTCTATACCCCACGGTGGGCTCATTGTGACAGCAACCATGCTTGGGTCGAGGCATGGGTGGATGGGGAATGGGGGTTCTTTGGGGCGTGCGAGCCTGAACCTCGCATGAACCAAGGATGGTTTGTGGATCCGGCCCGGCGAGGCATGCTGATGAACACACGGATTCCGGCCAATTATTCAGGACCGGAGGAAATCACCTTCGCCGATACCTGGCATACAGAGATTAACTTGCTCGCGAATTATGCCCCCACTCGCAGCGTGTCCGTGCGGGTTGAAGATGCGGAAGGCCGTCCTGTCGCGGGTGCGGGCGTCCACCTGCAGGTCTATAATTATGCGGAATTGTCTCCACTTGCCAAGCTGAGAACCGGCGAGGACGGGATCGCCATGCTTACGACAGGATTCGGGGATCTCTTTGTTGAAGCCGCACGGGATGGACGCTGGGCATTCGGTTTTATTCAGGCTTCGGATGCTGCAGCCGTTATCCTTAAGCTGGGTGACGGCCCAACGGCCGGGACGGCCGATTTTGATTTTCACCCCCCGGCGGCGGCTTTAGGAGAAGACGTCGAAACAACGCCCGCAGAGCGAGAACAGAACAACCGCAGGCTGAAGGAGGAAGATCAGCTGCGTGCAGCCTATGAGGCCACGTTCGTACAGGAGCCGGAAGCCTCGCAGCTTGCGGAGGAGCTCGGTTTGCCGGGTGACCGCGTATGGAATGTGCTTCGCAAAGCGCGTGGAAACAGCAAAGAGATCGCAGCCTTTTTGCGCGAGGAAACACCGGCATTTGGGGGATGGGCGCTCCGTCTGCTTGAAGTCCTCAATGAGAAGGATCTTACGGATACCTTCCGGCCGACCCTTAATGAACATCTTCATGGGGCGATGGAAGTCAAAGGGGATACGGAGGATTCCATTTTTGCGTCCTATGTGCTGAACCCGCGTGTCCTGTTTGAAATGCTTCGCCCTTACCGGACTTTCTTCCGTAACGCCTTCTACGACGTTACAAGCCCTTACGAATTGGCGGACAGAATCCGGAATGACATCAAAATCATGCAAGGATATACCTACTATCAAGGTTCGGCGACACCGCGCGGGTCACTGGAGTTGGGAGCGGCTGATCGGGTCTCCCGGGATATCCTGTTTGTAGCCGCCGCTCGCAGCCTGGGCATGCCTTCCCGTCTCGAACCGGGTGACCGAAGGCCGCAATACCGGGAAGACGGCCGCTGGCAAGACGCTTTCCCAGAGATGAAGTCCGACGATTGTGGAGCGAAGCCCCCGTACGGCCGCATTACATTAACCGGCCCGGTTCCGGAAGGGGAAAAGGCCGAATATTTTCTTCATTATACTTTGGCACGGCATGAAGAAGGGATGTTCCGGACCCTCCACTATCGCTCTGGAAACGATGGTCTGATCGGCGAACCTCTTGATATCCTGCCTGGAACTTATCGGCTCACGACCGGACGCAGATTGACGGATGGCAGCGTACTGATCTGGCTGCACACGTTTAAGGTGGGTCCAGGAGAAAGCGTGAACGTCGAGGTCGTTCTTCGTAAGGAAATGCAACAACCGGACACCGCGTATGGCGATCTCGGGAATGAGGCGACCCGTTGGCTGGCGGGAAACGAGACATTAAAAGAATGGCTCAACGGGAAAGGCGCCGTACTCGCTTGGATTGAGCCGGACCGCGAACCGTCAAAGCATTTGATCCGGGAACTACGCGAACGCAAAAACGATTTCGATGGTTGGGGCGGTCGAATTGCTCTGTTCGCCGGTGACGACAAAGTAAATGTTCCATTAGGCGAGCACCCATGGCCGGATATGCCTGAACTAGCCGTTTTCTCCAGCGATGCTGTGTATGAGGGGTGGAACGCTGTCAGCGCCGGGCTCAAAGATCAGCTGCCGATGCAATTTCCCCTTGTGCTGCTCGTGGATCCTTCCGGCACCGTTCGGTATGCCTCTGCCGGCTACAAACTCGGCCGGGGCGAAGATCTGCTGCGTGTCATCTCGCAATTCTAA
- a CDS encoding carbohydrate ABC transporter permease, whose product MRGTALLKERLIERHNPGKKLKTWSWKLIRGILITGFCFIILFPLFQRISVAFRSKLDIYDPTVLWVPRHFTLDNIKFAIEATHYVSALWNTLWISSGTTIIQLFTCSLVAYAFARLRFWGSNVLFMLVIFTIIVPPQTIMIPVYMTFRYFDLFGLIPLLTGKHSLNLIDTFWPFLISSFTGMGLKNGLYIFIFRQFFRGIPKELEEAAYVDGAGIFMTFRRIIIPNTIPAIVTVLLFSFVWQWNDSYTVSLYLSQLKVLSTSIMDMGAAVGKEPDPVYQSMLLSTGVLLVTGPLVIMYLFAQRYFVESVERTGIIG is encoded by the coding sequence GTGCGCGGCACCGCATTGCTCAAAGAACGGTTGATTGAACGCCATAATCCCGGCAAAAAGCTTAAAACATGGAGCTGGAAGCTCATTCGCGGCATACTGATCACGGGGTTTTGTTTCATTATTCTGTTCCCGCTGTTTCAGCGCATCTCCGTCGCTTTCCGAAGCAAACTGGACATCTATGATCCTACCGTGCTTTGGGTCCCTCGCCACTTTACTCTGGACAATATCAAATTCGCCATAGAGGCAACGCATTATGTCTCAGCATTATGGAATACCTTGTGGATCTCATCAGGAACGACGATTATTCAACTCTTCACCTGCTCACTGGTTGCTTACGCTTTTGCCCGACTGCGATTCTGGGGCAGTAACGTCTTGTTCATGCTGGTGATCTTCACGATCATCGTGCCGCCGCAGACGATCATGATCCCGGTGTATATGACTTTTCGGTACTTCGATTTGTTCGGCTTGATTCCGCTCTTGACCGGCAAGCACAGCCTGAATTTGATCGATACTTTCTGGCCGTTTCTTATTTCCTCCTTTACCGGTATGGGATTGAAAAACGGATTGTACATCTTTATCTTCCGTCAATTCTTCCGAGGGATCCCCAAGGAATTGGAGGAAGCCGCTTATGTCGATGGCGCAGGCATCTTCATGACATTCCGGCGCATTATTATCCCCAACACGATTCCGGCAATCGTGACAGTCCTGCTGTTTTCCTTCGTCTGGCAGTGGAATGACAGCTACACGGTCAGTTTGTACTTAAGCCAACTGAAGGTTTTATCCACCTCGATTATGGATATGGGTGCTGCGGTCGGCAAGGAACCCGACCCCGTCTACCAGTCGATGTTACTGAGTACCGGTGTGCTGCTTGTGACCGGACCGTTAGTCATTATGTATTTGTTTGCCCAGCGTTATTTTGTGGAGAGTGTAGAGCGGACGGGGATTATAGGATAA
- a CDS encoding carbohydrate ABC transporter permease, with protein MKKKFGWSLEQRKAWYGVLFASPLLFGMILLFILPLIQSFRYSLSDINLVPEGFQIDYRGFGHYTDLFVKNPEFNRKLADSVIDMVVNVPIIIIFSLFAAVLLNQKFAGRALARAIFFLPVILAASAVANLDISSFVGSSVLGTSDGGTDGSSSLLQSFELKKMMIDSGLAPFLVQYITGAVDRIYEIISSSGVQILIFLAGLQSISPSLYEASKLEGATGYEIFWKVTFPMVTPLILTNTVYSIIDSFNTNKLNQLISQTAFQTFNFGASAAMAWIYFAVVAIVLGISVGLISRKVFYYV; from the coding sequence ATGAAAAAGAAATTCGGATGGTCGTTGGAACAAAGAAAAGCTTGGTACGGCGTGCTTTTTGCTTCGCCACTCCTCTTCGGCATGATCTTGTTGTTTATTCTGCCTCTTATTCAATCCTTTCGTTACAGCCTAAGCGACATCAATCTGGTTCCGGAAGGCTTCCAGATTGATTACAGAGGATTCGGGCACTACACGGATCTGTTTGTGAAGAATCCGGAGTTCAACCGGAAACTTGCCGATTCGGTCATCGATATGGTGGTTAATGTGCCGATCATTATTATTTTCAGTCTATTCGCCGCCGTTCTGCTCAACCAGAAGTTTGCTGGACGTGCGCTGGCGCGGGCGATCTTCTTCCTTCCCGTCATTCTGGCGGCAAGCGCGGTAGCCAATCTAGACATCAGCAGCTTTGTCGGCTCCTCTGTGCTCGGAACCAGTGATGGCGGCACAGACGGAAGCTCATCCTTGCTGCAAAGCTTCGAGCTAAAAAAAATGATGATCGATTCAGGTCTGGCCCCCTTCCTCGTTCAATACATCACGGGAGCAGTCGACCGGATCTATGAGATTATAAGCTCATCTGGCGTGCAAATTCTCATCTTTCTCGCAGGCCTTCAATCCATTTCGCCGTCATTGTACGAGGCGTCGAAGCTGGAGGGGGCTACCGGTTACGAAATTTTCTGGAAAGTGACTTTTCCGATGGTAACGCCTCTCATCCTGACGAACACCGTGTACTCGATTATTGATTCATTCAATACCAACAAATTGAACCAGTTGATTTCACAAACCGCCTTCCAAACGTTCAACTTTGGGGCGAGTGCGGCCATGGCATGGATCTACTTCGCCGTCGTCGCGATCGTGCTTGGGATATCAGTGGGATTGATTTCCCGAAAGGTGTTCTATTACGTTTGA